The Setaria italica strain Yugu1 chromosome VIII, Setaria_italica_v2.0, whole genome shotgun sequence genome includes the window CCAATGCGCTGTTCCTGGTGGGGAAATCATGGATGGATTAGGCTTCTGTTTGATTGTTGGACCTGCGTCAGCAGAGATTCTTCCTTGTTTCTTCTTGGGGAAAATCGATAGGTCATGAAATTTGTTCTGCACCTTTGATTGAAACTAAAATCTCAATTATTTTGGGCTTAGTATGAGATCTCTTGGGGATATGCAAAGAAATGGGATTCTGGTATGAGCTGTACAATTTTGCTCTGTTTATTGGTGCGGAGATATCCTCTTATCCCAATCATGTTTGAATGTTAGCTATGTGAATATGATGCTTGTTGTCTCTGTGATATGCTACTATCATTAGATACATATAGTTCTTTGTGAAAGAATCCATGTCTGGGGTGATGGAAAGAGCAGTTATCTTGTATGTTCTTCTTTGGATGGCTACCCATTTAGGAATCCAGTTCCAGTTTGTTATTAATAAACCCATTACTGAAGCATGAAAAGGCTATACTACCACTAGCTACCAATTAGTTACCACCACACTAATTTATGCAATTTTTCGAATGAAGTAAGTGATTTCTTTATGGCTCAGTAAGATATCAAAATGGCATCTTTTGAGGAATAGGTGAACAAATGGTTTTCTTGTATTAAATCAACATAAGTGATTTGGCATTAAATCTCTTTTGCCCTGTGTATTTTTTAGTATGGAAGTGTCCACTTATACCAGTTCGGGCTGAATTTGTTCCATGTAAATTCGATGCTTGATGCCTAAGGTGATGAACAGAGCAGTACCCCTGCATATTCTTCTTTAGACAACAATCCACTTGCCACTTTAGTAGTGAGTTCCAGTTTGCTGCCAGTAAACCTACTGCTGAAGCATGATAAAGGTGGCATTTCCTAGCTCTGGCTACTAATTAGCTGTCGACACACTAGTGTCTCTAGAAGTTTGATTATAGATCTGATTACCTTCCTCAATGTATTCCCTGCAATGTTTCCTTTTCATGTTGCCGCACTTGTTTGGTTCATTTGGCAACTAGTATCAGTGGCGGACGCAGGATTTCAATATTGGGTGTACGGAGATTATAAACGACATACTACCTCCGCATAAGCAATCATATCCTCGAGATCGACTCGGTCCTAATGCAATATATCTCATCTTGCATCAGCTTGCTCATTGACATCATATCATAAACCAATATGGCATTCGTCTCCCTTGATCATTTGAAAGCCCGCCAACATCATAATTGTCCTTCCATCTTCATGAATTACCAACACCACATGTTGTCCTATCAACCTGATGCTCTGGCCTGCAATTTTAGTTTCGCTACTTCATGAAATTTGAACGAAGGCATCAAGACATGGCCATCACAAAGACACAGCCATTCTGTAGATGAGATGGGACTTAATTCGTTGAGCGGAAGACAGACCTCGGCACCTCTTAATGGTCAAAGCAACGAGGCAGCTGCTGCTGACATTGGGGAAAGCAAGATGGCCCATCATGCCATGGGAGAGAGGGAAACTGGATTGGCTGCGCTATTTGGAGTGTTTGGCTTAAATATACATACTCTGACGGGATTATAAACATGCATATACATACTAGTTGCTGgtgttttgcaaaaaatattGGGTGTACATATGTACACCCATGTCCCTATACTAGGTCCGCCCCTGACTAGTACCACCCCATTAAGTGGCTACAAATTTATGATATCATCAATGACATCAGGAAGATTGTTGGGCCGAATGGTTTCATTTGTATACCATTGTACAATACAGAAAAATATGGTAGTTAATTGTGTCATCAAGTTCCACATTTTCCTTTGATCTTAGGTAATCTTGATTAAAATTTGAACTCTGGCTGTGCTGTGTGGATTTTAATACTTCATCTCAAATTGCTTTCCAGGTGATAACATGATATCGATGTGAAGTTTTGTGGCACTTGTATCCCTTACAAGTAAGTGTTCGGGTGATCCTTTTGAGCAAATGGAAGGCACTAACCAACCCCCTGGAAGCAGGATGCAAGGGGCTCCCTTTGGCAGTTTAGACTTACATGGCAACTCTATGGAAACACATGCTCCAAACTTAGGAAAGCAGATCTTTATCAACTCTCAAATACCTGGGACCCTCACAATGAACAGGGCTTCAGAGCCTGATGACTTTCCTGGGTTTCAGTTCAAAGAAGATGGAAGGAGTGATAAGAACCACCATCAGCACAGTCATCACTCAAAGAACGGCTTGATTGATGACGAGGGACATTATATGACTGAAGATGCTACCAATACCCCCAGTGTCAAAGGCAAGAAGGCCTCTATGTGGCATCGCATGAAGTGGACAGATTCAATGGTAAAGCTTTTGATTACAGCAGTGTCTTACACTGGAGATGATCATGGTGCTGATTTAGGTGGTGGCAGGAGGAACTCTACAATAATGCAGAAGAAGGGCAAATGGAAGGCGATATCGAAGGTCATGGGGGAGAGAGATTGCCATGTGTCACCACAACAGTGCGAGGATAAGTTCAATGACCTTAACAAGAGGTACAAAAGGCTGATAGACATCCTTGGTAGGGGTACTGCTTGCGATGTTGTGGAAAAGCCAGAACTTCTTGATAGCATGAATCATCTTTCTGATAAGATGAAAGATGATGTGAAGAAGCTACTTAACTCAAAACAACTGTTCTTTGAAGAGATGTGTTCCTACCATAACAACAACCGTAGGAAATTGCCTGAAGATCATGCACTTC containing:
- the LOC101780231 gene encoding uncharacterized protein LOC101780231 is translated as MEGTNQPPGSRMQGAPFGSLDLHGNSMETHAPNLGKQIFINSQIPGTLTMNRASEPDDFPGFQFKEDGRSDKNHHQHSHHSKNGLIDDEGHYMTEDATNTPSVKGKKASMWHRMKWTDSMVKLLITAVSYTGDDHGADLGGGRRNSTIMQKKGKWKAISKVMGERDCHVSPQQCEDKFNDLNKRYKRLIDILGRGTACDVVEKPELLDSMNHLSDKMKDDVKKLLNSKQLFFEEMCSYHNNNRRKLPEDHALQHSLLLALRCKEDHDPLRDASGDADEDDQSADSDHEENDDEEQHPVHTNMREPSMDKRARHGDAALLTSSSHEGIKRSDPHGITVDINKAFPDGTNWALLQQDLASQSLEVRKRLLQIEEKNLELKKQCVKWERFRKKKDREIERMAMENEHMMIENKQLELELRQKELELELKLKGQANHA